Proteins encoded within one genomic window of Methanosarcina barkeri str. Wiesmoor:
- a CDS encoding nitrogenase iron protein encodes MRQMVIYKNGRIGKSTTTQNLTAFLETMGNKILLVGCGPKADSTRVILGGLSRKTVLDTLKSEGDEGFHFETVVQPGFGNIECVESGGPEPGVGCANQGIIASIGLLENDQFNDMVKNSVFFSSL; translated from the coding sequence ATGAGACAGATGGTAATCTATAAAAATGGTAGAATTGGAAAATCTACTACAACGCAAAATCTGACTGCATTCCTTGAAACCATGGGCAATAAAATCTTGCTTGTAGGTTGTGGCCCGAAAGCAGATTCTACCAGAGTGATACTTGGTGGCCTGAGCCGTAAGACTGTACTTGATACTCTGAAAAGTGAAGGCGATGAAGGATTTCACTTTGAAACTGTCGTGCAGCCGGGCTTTGGCAACATAGAATGTGTGGAATCTGGAGGGCCAGAACCAGGTGTAGGATGTGCAAATCAAGGAATTATTGCTTCAATCGGGCTGCTCGAAAACGATCAGTTCAATGACATGGTAAAAAATTCTGTTTTCTTCAGTTCTTTATAG
- a CDS encoding sodium-translocating pyrophosphatase: MEIITRSKVVKATLQSLFCLTIMSLTSAIAAASEANLKIPNLSQEQNNLLLWGIVVCVLGMLFGLYQFMKVKKIRAHKSMLDVADTIYETCKTYLIQQGKLLCILFVFIGLCIAFYFGFLQKMPLSGVLLIMAWTILGILGSYTVAWYGIRMNTLANSRTAFVSLEKKPLKLLNIALDAGMSIGVLLVCVELIMMLIILLFVPRELAGASFIGFAIGESLGASALRIAGGIFTKIADIGSDLMKIVFGIKEDDPRNPGVIADCTGDNAGDSVGPTADGFETYGVTGVALVSFIVLAVQPDLTGILLTWIFVMRILMIITSVASFYINKAISQARLSGKDDFDFEQPLTSLIWITSIFSIIGTFAVSYYLLGPKSGVPVELEHLWLVLSIIISCGTLGAALIPEFTKVFTSPNSKHVAEVVKASREGGPSLNILSGLVAGNFSSFWIGMVFFLLMFVAYYASGYGLSEIMIYPSIFSFGLVAFGMLGMGPVTIAVDSYGPVTDNAQSIYELSLIETIPKIKEQIQKEFNFKPDFDKAKHYLEANDGAGNTFKATAKPVLIGTAVVGATTMIFSLILVIKDVLGVQPEEILTLLNPYTIFGLLAGGCVIYWFTGASIQSVTTGAYRAVEYIKRNIQLDENASQKASTEKSKEVVKICTQYAQQGMFNIFIAIFSFTLAFSCLSAPISRNDSVSLFVSYLISIAVFGLFQAVFMANAGGCWDNSKKVVEVDLQEKGTDLHEATVVGDTVGDPFKDTSSVALNPIIKFTTLFGLLAMEIAISESFRNIAPYVGGVFLLVALFFVWRSFYGMRIPLRNENPNMEKMKEPVADQE; this comes from the coding sequence ATGGAGATTATAACCAGAAGTAAGGTGGTTAAGGCAACGCTACAAAGCCTTTTTTGCCTGACCATAATGTCGCTAACATCGGCAATAGCAGCTGCCAGTGAGGCGAATCTTAAAATTCCGAATTTAAGCCAGGAGCAAAACAATTTGCTGCTCTGGGGTATCGTAGTCTGTGTATTAGGTATGCTGTTTGGTCTTTACCAGTTTATGAAGGTGAAAAAAATCAGGGCACATAAATCCATGCTGGATGTGGCCGACACAATTTACGAGACCTGTAAAACTTATCTTATCCAGCAGGGTAAACTGCTGTGCATATTATTTGTTTTCATCGGCTTATGTATAGCCTTTTACTTTGGCTTCCTTCAGAAAATGCCTCTGAGCGGAGTACTGCTTATCATGGCCTGGACCATTTTAGGGATACTGGGTTCTTACACGGTTGCCTGGTACGGAATTCGTATGAATACCCTGGCTAACAGCAGAACCGCATTCGTTTCCTTGGAGAAAAAACCCCTTAAACTATTAAACATCGCTCTCGATGCTGGGATGAGCATAGGCGTGCTTCTGGTCTGCGTTGAGCTAATAATGATGTTAATTATACTGCTGTTTGTTCCAAGGGAATTGGCTGGAGCAAGTTTTATAGGTTTTGCAATCGGAGAGTCTCTGGGGGCCAGCGCCTTACGTATTGCAGGCGGGATATTCACCAAGATCGCCGATATCGGTTCCGACCTGATGAAAATCGTTTTTGGAATAAAGGAAGACGATCCGCGTAATCCCGGTGTTATTGCCGACTGTACTGGAGATAATGCAGGTGATAGTGTAGGGCCAACCGCCGATGGATTCGAAACTTATGGTGTAACCGGAGTTGCCCTTGTTTCCTTCATAGTTCTGGCTGTACAGCCTGACCTGACCGGCATCCTGCTTACCTGGATCTTTGTCATGCGTATACTCATGATTATTACTTCTGTAGCCTCTTTTTACATCAATAAGGCAATTAGCCAGGCAAGACTCAGTGGCAAAGACGATTTTGATTTTGAACAACCTCTGACCAGTCTAATATGGATTACCTCTATTTTTTCTATAATTGGAACCTTTGCCGTAAGCTATTACCTCTTGGGACCTAAATCCGGAGTGCCTGTTGAGTTGGAACATCTCTGGCTTGTACTCTCAATAATAATAAGCTGTGGTACTCTGGGAGCGGCTTTAATTCCCGAATTTACTAAAGTCTTTACCAGCCCAAATTCCAAGCACGTAGCCGAAGTTGTCAAAGCTTCCCGAGAAGGTGGCCCGTCTCTTAACATTCTTTCCGGACTGGTTGCAGGTAACTTCAGTTCATTCTGGATAGGTATGGTTTTCTTCTTGCTAATGTTCGTTGCCTACTATGCCAGTGGATACGGCTTGAGCGAGATAATGATTTATCCCTCCATATTCTCATTCGGACTGGTGGCTTTCGGGATGCTGGGCATGGGCCCTGTTACTATAGCAGTTGACAGTTATGGACCGGTAACAGACAACGCTCAATCCATTTACGAGCTGTCTCTTATAGAAACCATTCCCAAAATAAAGGAACAGATCCAGAAAGAGTTCAACTTCAAGCCTGATTTCGATAAGGCCAAACACTATCTGGAAGCCAACGATGGAGCAGGAAATACCTTTAAGGCTACAGCCAAACCGGTCTTAATAGGCACAGCCGTGGTTGGTGCCACAACAATGATCTTCTCTTTGATCCTTGTTATTAAAGACGTGCTAGGGGTACAACCTGAAGAAATCCTGACTCTGCTTAATCCATATACTATCTTCGGATTATTAGCAGGCGGCTGTGTGATTTACTGGTTTACCGGGGCATCAATTCAGTCCGTAACTACCGGAGCCTACCGGGCAGTTGAATATATCAAGAGAAATATTCAGCTTGATGAAAACGCCAGCCAGAAGGCATCCACGGAGAAATCAAAAGAAGTGGTAAAGATCTGCACCCAGTATGCACAGCAGGGTATGTTCAATATTTTTATTGCCATATTCTCATTTACTCTAGCATTTTCCTGTCTATCGGCTCCAATAAGTAGGAATGACTCAGTGTCATTGTTTGTCTCTTATCTGATTTCTATTGCGGTATTCGGACTGTTCCAGGCCGTGTTTATGGCAAATGCCGGTGGGTGCTGGGACAATTCTAAGAAAGTCGTGGAAGTAGACCTTCAAGAGAAAGGCACCGATTTACATGAAGCTACTGTGGTGGGCGATACTGTTGGCGATCCTTTTAAAGATACTTCTTCAGTTGCCCTCAATCCAATCATCAAGTTCACCACGCTGTTTGGTCTGTTAGCTATGGAGATCGCTATTTCCGAGTCTTTCCGAAACATAGCTCCTTATGTAGGTGGTGTATTCCTTTTGGTTGCGTTATTCTTCGTCTGGCGCTCATTTTACGGAATGAGAATCCCTCTAAGGAATGAGAATCCTAATATGGAGAAGATGAAGGAACCTGTTGCTGATCAAGAGTAA
- a CDS encoding sodium-translocating pyrophosphatase, producing MEGLIFIAPSAGIISLAFATFFANNVLKEHTGSKRMQEIAGAIQEGSVAYLSRQYRTIAMVSTMLMVLILFLFDDGLKVAVSFLAGAISSTAAGYIGMSVSVRANVRTAYAASSGIEKALSVAFRGGAITGLAVVGLALLGTSGFYILYGDVNLVVGFGFGASLISLFARVGGGIFTKAADVGADLVGKIEVGVPEDDPRNPAVIADNVGDNVGDCVGMGADLFETYVVTSLAAMLLGSLIVNVYENAILYPLVLGSTAIFASIISMFFVKLGREGNVMKALYKGVAGSVIISLVSFYFVTNSLMGNPGLYYAAFIGIIIMVLMVVITEYYTSTRYRPVKSIASFSETGAATNIISGLSIGFESTLLPTVVIVVGILASYFIVGGTTNPEIGLYGIAISAVAMLSTTGMVVALDSYGPITDNAGGIVQMAKLPAHIRKVTDALDAVGNTTKAVTKGYAIGSAALGALALFADYRNKVNLGGQSLNLDDPVVLAGLLLGALLPFIFSAVTMRSVGRAAFEIVNEVRRQFREVPGIMDGTARPDYGRCVDIATKAALQKMTLPGFLAILAPLLVGFLLGPKALAGLLIGLIVVGFMVALLMDNGGGAWDNAKKLIEDGAHGGKGSEAHKAAIVGDTVGDPFKDTAGPALNALIKVVNMVAILFSSLIMGKGLF from the coding sequence ATGGAAGGCTTAATATTTATTGCTCCTTCAGCAGGCATTATAAGCCTGGCCTTCGCTACCTTTTTCGCTAACAATGTCCTCAAAGAACATACTGGAAGTAAAAGGATGCAGGAAATTGCTGGCGCAATTCAGGAAGGGTCCGTGGCCTATTTAAGTCGTCAGTACAGAACGATCGCAATGGTTTCGACCATGCTCATGGTCTTGATTCTCTTTTTGTTTGATGATGGGCTTAAAGTTGCAGTAAGTTTTCTGGCAGGAGCTATAAGTTCTACTGCTGCTGGCTATATTGGAATGAGTGTTTCGGTTCGAGCAAATGTCAGGACTGCTTACGCTGCTTCAAGCGGGATTGAAAAAGCGTTATCTGTTGCATTTCGAGGAGGGGCTATCACAGGGCTTGCTGTAGTAGGGCTTGCACTTCTTGGAACAAGCGGGTTTTATATTCTCTACGGGGACGTAAACTTGGTTGTAGGGTTCGGTTTTGGTGCCAGCCTTATCAGTCTTTTTGCAAGAGTAGGTGGAGGAATATTTACTAAAGCTGCGGATGTTGGCGCGGATCTTGTAGGCAAGATAGAAGTCGGGGTCCCTGAAGATGACCCGAGAAACCCTGCCGTAATTGCTGACAACGTAGGAGATAACGTAGGCGATTGTGTAGGTATGGGAGCCGACCTTTTCGAGACCTATGTTGTAACTTCTCTGGCTGCGATGCTGCTCGGCTCCCTTATAGTAAATGTTTACGAAAATGCGATCCTTTATCCTCTTGTATTGGGATCAACCGCAATTTTTGCATCCATTATATCCATGTTCTTTGTGAAGCTCGGAAGAGAAGGAAATGTTATGAAGGCTCTTTATAAGGGCGTAGCTGGTTCAGTAATTATCAGCCTGGTATCATTTTACTTCGTTACCAATTCCCTTATGGGCAATCCAGGGCTTTATTATGCGGCATTCATTGGCATCATTATTATGGTGCTTATGGTTGTTATCACGGAATACTACACCTCCACAAGATACAGACCTGTCAAGAGTATTGCATCGTTTTCCGAAACCGGAGCTGCAACCAATATTATCTCAGGACTGTCCATAGGCTTTGAGAGCACGCTCTTGCCTACCGTGGTAATTGTTGTCGGGATTCTTGCCTCGTACTTTATCGTAGGTGGAACAACTAACCCGGAAATAGGTCTTTATGGGATTGCTATCTCAGCCGTTGCAATGCTCTCAACTACAGGTATGGTCGTTGCGCTGGATTCTTACGGTCCTATTACTGACAACGCCGGAGGAATCGTCCAGATGGCAAAGCTTCCAGCCCATATCAGGAAAGTCACGGATGCACTTGATGCGGTGGGAAACACTACAAAAGCGGTTACTAAAGGATATGCTATAGGTTCGGCTGCTCTCGGTGCACTTGCTCTTTTTGCGGATTACCGGAATAAGGTAAACCTTGGAGGACAGTCCCTGAACCTGGATGACCCGGTCGTGCTTGCAGGGCTGCTACTTGGAGCACTGCTGCCCTTCATATTCAGTGCAGTAACCATGAGATCAGTAGGAAGAGCTGCATTTGAAATCGTAAATGAAGTTCGAAGACAATTTAGAGAGGTCCCCGGAATTATGGATGGGACTGCAAGACCAGATTACGGACGCTGTGTTGACATCGCTACAAAAGCTGCACTTCAGAAAATGACACTACCAGGTTTTCTTGCCATACTCGCGCCCTTATTGGTTGGCTTCTTGCTGGGCCCGAAAGCCCTGGCAGGCCTCCTTATAGGGCTCATAGTAGTCGGGTTTATGGTCGCCCTTCTGATGGATAACGGAGGAGGGGCCTGGGATAATGCAAAAAAACTGATTGAAGATGGAGCACATGGGGGAAAAGGCTCGGAAGCCCATAAGGCTGCAATAGTAGGGGATACGGTAGGTGATCCTTTCAAGGATACTGCAGGACCTGCCCTTAACGCCCTTATTAAAGTCGTAAACATGGTAGCAATTCTCTTCTCTTCCCTTATAATGGGCAAAGGACTTTTCTAA
- a CDS encoding ATPase, producing the protein MSWGDEITTNCEHLKRCSRCILPETTPNITFDKDGVCNFCHSHIKVQYEGETKLKELLYSHRKDSNKYDCVLGISGGRDSSYTLLKLVKDYNLKVLAVNYENPFTDPQAKANIDNAVEALNVDIVSFKLKNNVHEKTFKHNFISWLRKPSPATIPMMCIACKLILPHIIKYAKMYDVKCVVTGGNPYEYVSFKRELLNVSAEKDYSNLLIKSFGVKSFGGITNEILKNPSYCHPMCIPTMITGFLYGNPYSFGPRVLSPNIKFVDIFHYIPWQEDEVLSRIKHELKWESPSRFSSSWRFDCCVSHLKDLMYIKTLNMTEKDDFYSKMVREGLITREKALIRLKDENKLQKDEIRKLLDSIGIKDVSNLNGSKGEMILKELLLE; encoded by the coding sequence GTGTCGTGGGGGGATGAAATTACGACAAATTGTGAACACTTGAAAAGATGTAGTAGATGTATATTACCTGAAACAACACCAAATATTACTTTTGATAAAGATGGTGTTTGTAATTTTTGCCATTCTCACATAAAAGTCCAATATGAGGGCGAAACAAAACTTAAAGAACTATTGTACTCACATAGAAAAGACAGCAACAAGTATGACTGTGTGTTAGGAATCAGTGGCGGAAGGGATAGTAGTTATACACTTCTTAAGCTTGTAAAAGATTATAACCTAAAAGTTTTGGCAGTTAATTACGAAAATCCATTTACTGACCCCCAAGCTAAAGCCAACATAGACAATGCTGTAGAAGCATTAAACGTTGATATTGTCAGTTTCAAATTGAAAAATAACGTTCACGAAAAAACATTTAAACATAATTTTATTTCGTGGCTTCGCAAACCATCTCCTGCAACTATACCTATGATGTGCATCGCTTGTAAACTGATTCTTCCACACATAATAAAATACGCAAAAATGTATGACGTGAAATGTGTAGTAACCGGAGGTAATCCATATGAATACGTATCTTTTAAAAGGGAATTACTGAATGTTTCAGCAGAGAAAGATTACAGTAATCTCTTAATAAAAAGTTTTGGCGTAAAAAGTTTTGGAGGAATTACGAATGAAATATTAAAAAATCCGTCTTATTGCCACCCAATGTGTATTCCTACAATGATAACAGGATTTTTATATGGGAATCCTTATAGTTTTGGACCCAGAGTTCTTTCACCAAACATCAAATTTGTAGATATATTTCATTACATTCCGTGGCAAGAAGATGAAGTGTTGTCAAGAATTAAACACGAATTGAAATGGGAAAGTCCGAGTAGATTTAGTTCATCCTGGAGATTTGATTGCTGTGTAAGTCATTTAAAAGATTTAATGTATATAAAAACACTTAACATGACCGAAAAAGATGATTTTTATTCCAAAATGGTGAGAGAAGGTTTAATTACTCGTGAGAAAGCGCTCATAAGGCTAAAAGATGAGAATAAACTACAAAAAGATGAAATACGAAAATTACTTGATAGTATCGGAATCAAAGACGTTTCTAACTTAAACGGAAGTAAAGGAGAAATGATTCTTAAAGAATTATTACTCGAATAA
- a CDS encoding MFS transporter: MIARFIEGSACGAFFQASFVILSKLNNPGRYLGELTFLFNAGLATGAFLSGLLADTYLKGAILVFTILTFFLITYLFSRYRRLVDLESSEKAGTLKSSSLFRKPYRETKKLLDRSNFGLWLSSFLLNGAIGVLVAYYPDYMGTITKAQLGISISSLYVCAMITSLFGGHFKVKEKTLIKIGLGFSVLGALCNKISLAGIFKPRRRIRSSNCRFCPRRCQNEC, translated from the coding sequence TTGATTGCAAGGTTTATAGAAGGTTCTGCCTGTGGAGCTTTCTTCCAGGCTTCCTTTGTCATATTATCCAAATTAAACAATCCAGGGCGCTATCTAGGAGAATTGACTTTTCTTTTCAATGCTGGCCTGGCGACAGGAGCATTTCTCTCGGGGTTGCTGGCAGATACTTACCTGAAAGGAGCAATCCTGGTCTTTACGATCCTTACTTTCTTTTTGATCACGTACCTGTTTTCCAGATACAGAAGACTGGTTGACCTTGAAAGCTCAGAGAAAGCAGGTACATTGAAAAGCTCTAGCCTTTTCAGAAAACCTTACAGAGAAACTAAGAAGCTACTCGACCGTAGCAATTTTGGGCTCTGGCTCAGTTCTTTTCTGCTTAACGGAGCCATTGGGGTGCTTGTAGCCTACTATCCTGACTACATGGGAACTATAACAAAAGCTCAACTTGGAATCTCGATTTCCAGTCTTTATGTCTGTGCAATGATTACCTCTCTGTTTGGAGGGCATTTTAAAGTAAAGGAAAAAACCTTAATTAAAATTGGACTAGGTTTTTCGGTCCTTGGTGCTCTCTGCAATAAAATATCCCTTGCTGGGATTTTCAAGCCTCGGAGGAGGATCAGGAGTTCCAACTGTAGGTTTTGCCCTCGCCGTTGCCAGAATGAATGCTGA
- a CDS encoding MFS transporter, which yields MNLKKLTLYSSVFALQGLSNAVIPILPELAGGDSGDFVISSLIFSGYFIGAFLALVPLGVLADRIGNLKVIRFGMLLTTLAGFVITFSDIPLILGIFRFLEGVGCGAFFPAAFSIIAEWDDSQQSLGEFNFLLNAGLAAGVFFSGMFAGFGIKTAIASFTFLAGLSCLFLLSKVGELLSPNRYGKEFTHSGYKIHANSQQDTSLLSELKSYLVKSRKTMFQTNFGKIWGISVLLYGATGLLNSNYADYSASFLTKPELGLAISVSYLAAMLSSLIAGRADINSKNIVRTGIILAAAGIFLSVKLPLLAFFLIGAGGGAAVVGLITAVSSISSSGFVMGLFNTGIYAGLGLGPVLGSLFLGPLGYETLFFVSAVALLSVFFVKLT from the coding sequence ATGAACCTCAAAAAACTAACGCTTTATTCTTCAGTTTTTGCTCTCCAGGGACTCTCAAACGCGGTAATCCCTATTCTTCCGGAACTTGCTGGAGGGGATAGCGGAGATTTTGTGATTTCAAGCCTTATTTTTTCCGGATACTTTATTGGGGCTTTTCTTGCTCTTGTACCCCTCGGGGTTCTGGCAGACAGGATCGGAAATCTGAAGGTAATCAGATTCGGAATGCTTCTTACTACTTTAGCAGGTTTTGTTATTACATTTTCGGATATCCCATTGATTCTTGGGATTTTCAGGTTCTTGGAAGGGGTAGGTTGCGGAGCTTTTTTTCCTGCAGCTTTTTCCATAATTGCAGAATGGGATGACAGTCAGCAAAGTCTTGGGGAGTTTAACTTCCTGTTAAATGCTGGACTAGCTGCAGGTGTTTTCTTCTCAGGAATGTTTGCCGGTTTTGGAATTAAAACCGCAATAGCCAGCTTCACTTTCCTTGCAGGGCTCTCCTGCCTTTTCCTTCTCTCAAAAGTCGGAGAACTGCTTTCTCCGAACAGATACGGAAAAGAATTTACGCATTCAGGATACAAAATTCATGCAAATAGTCAGCAGGACACCTCTTTGCTTTCTGAATTAAAAAGTTACCTGGTAAAGTCCAGGAAAACCATGTTTCAAACCAATTTCGGAAAGATCTGGGGAATTTCTGTACTTCTTTATGGAGCCACAGGTCTGTTAAATTCGAACTATGCGGATTACAGTGCTAGCTTTCTGACAAAGCCCGAACTCGGGCTGGCAATTTCAGTTTCTTATCTGGCTGCAATGCTGAGTTCTCTGATTGCAGGCAGGGCAGATATCAACTCTAAGAACATAGTAAGGACAGGAATAATCCTTGCAGCAGCAGGTATCTTTCTCTCGGTGAAATTGCCTTTATTGGCTTTCTTCCTGATAGGAGCAGGAGGCGGAGCCGCAGTCGTGGGGCTTATTACGGCTGTTTCCAGTATCAGTTCAAGTGGTTTTGTAATGGGGCTTTTCAATACCGGTATTTATGCAGGGTTAGGGCTGGGCCCGGTTCTTGGGAGCCTTTTCCTTGGACCTTTAGGTTATGAGACCCTATTTTTTGTAAGTGCCGTTGCGCTGCTTTCAGTGTTCTTTGTGAAACTTACATAA
- a CDS encoding RNA-binding protein: MKVKSRVQLRKNVKNKMLKDLVSTFGEELSYLEDKTLEKITLEEYSLILVDGKPLLFEIEGHVFPTVRGALEMELQKRVVTVDKGAIRFVSNGADIMAPGIVGADPEIKEGDLVIIVEETHQKPLAIGKAIMGGSEMVEATSGKAIKSISHVGDKLWNTEF, translated from the coding sequence TTGAAAGTAAAGTCAAGAGTTCAGCTAAGGAAGAATGTCAAGAACAAAATGTTGAAAGACCTCGTATCCACTTTCGGCGAAGAGCTGTCATATCTGGAAGACAAAACTCTGGAAAAGATTACCCTTGAGGAATATTCCCTTATTCTGGTGGACGGCAAGCCTTTGCTTTTTGAAATAGAAGGACATGTTTTTCCTACCGTCCGCGGAGCTCTTGAGATGGAACTTCAAAAGCGTGTTGTAACCGTGGATAAAGGAGCTATCCGTTTTGTTTCAAACGGCGCGGATATTATGGCTCCTGGAATTGTGGGTGCCGATCCTGAAATAAAAGAAGGAGACCTCGTAATAATAGTGGAAGAGACTCATCAAAAACCTCTTGCAATTGGAAAAGCTATTATGGGGGGGTCGGAAATGGTCGAAGCTACTTCAGGTAAGGCCATAAAGTCTATATCCCATGTAGGAGACAAGCTCTGGAACACGGAATTCTGA
- the sepF gene encoding cell division protein SepF, with the protein MAKLIDKLLGSNVKSPTSPEDYTEIDLSKYEEVLEDEPAETYVKIAEVSNINQVSQLKQEIYNGNILIVDISNIRGDDLLRDRVLKELKDVIIDVHGDIAGVKGNTVIVTPTGIKIDRSKISGGKY; encoded by the coding sequence ATGGCAAAACTTATCGACAAGCTCCTTGGCAGCAATGTAAAAAGTCCAACCAGTCCCGAGGATTACACCGAGATTGATCTCAGCAAATATGAAGAAGTTCTCGAGGACGAGCCTGCAGAAACTTATGTGAAGATCGCAGAAGTCTCGAATATCAACCAGGTATCTCAGCTCAAGCAGGAAATTTATAACGGAAATATCTTGATAGTAGATATTTCAAACATCAGAGGTGATGACCTGCTCAGAGATAGAGTTTTAAAAGAGTTGAAAGACGTTATTATCGATGTCCATGGGGATATCGCAGGGGTCAAAGGAAATACAGTAATTGTAACCCCTACAGGCATTAAAATCGACAGATCCAAGATTTCTGGTGGAAAATATTGA
- a CDS encoding ZPR1 zinc finger domain-containing protein: MNQDFFNQERFETKICCPLCQADLVMTWQRDNIPYFGEIMHVSARCQCSFRFADTMILSVKEPMRYEMPVETGEDLNARVIRSTSGTIRIPEMGVTIEPGSVSESYVTNIEGVLQRVRDVLLTASRWVQGDEEKSSRSEELLCMLEDVIEGKRKITVIVEDPFGNSAIISKKVKATRLSEEEAEKLNTGMVVFDVNKSELVNDVSDNVQPLGD, encoded by the coding sequence TTGAATCAGGATTTCTTTAATCAGGAAAGGTTTGAAACAAAAATTTGCTGCCCTCTGTGCCAGGCAGATCTGGTGATGACCTGGCAGAGAGATAACATTCCCTATTTCGGGGAGATCATGCATGTCAGTGCAAGGTGTCAGTGCAGTTTCCGTTTTGCAGATACCATGATCCTCTCGGTTAAGGAGCCCATGCGCTATGAGATGCCAGTTGAAACCGGTGAAGACCTGAATGCAAGGGTCATCCGTTCAACCTCAGGTACTATCCGCATCCCGGAAATGGGAGTTACCATCGAACCTGGCTCAGTTTCGGAGTCATATGTAACGAATATTGAAGGCGTACTGCAACGGGTCCGTGATGTTCTTCTGACCGCAAGCCGGTGGGTGCAGGGAGACGAAGAGAAATCTTCACGCAGCGAGGAGCTCCTTTGTATGCTTGAAGATGTGATCGAGGGAAAGAGAAAAATAACAGTCATAGTTGAAGATCCTTTTGGAAACAGTGCGATAATTTCAAAGAAAGTAAAGGCTACCAGACTCTCCGAAGAAGAAGCCGAGAAGCTAAACACCGGCATGGTCGTTTTCGATGTTAACAAATCCGAGCTCGTAAACGATGTCTCAGACAATGTTCAGCCCCTCGGAGACTAA
- the proS gene encoding proline--tRNA ligase — translation MAESEKEAALPPKEEFSEWYNELLWMAEIMDVRYPVKGLYVWYPFGFAIRRNTYNIIREILDNSGHQEALFPLLIPENEFMKEAEHIKGFEDEVYWVTHGGRDTLDIPLALRPTSETAIYPMYKMWVRSHADFPIKIYQIVNTFRYETKHTRPLIRLREITSFKEAHTVHATWEDAEAQVKEAIGLYTEIYRRLGVPVLRSRRPDWDKFPGADYTDALDAIMPDGRTLQIGTAHHLGDNFAKTFDIKYETPDGEQRYAYQTCYGISERSIAATISIHGDDKGLVLPPEIAPVQVVIIPIIFKKGAEEVLAACKDVKERLTKAGIRVEIDASDLRPGAKYYKWEMKGVPLRLEIGPRDLQNNVAVAVRRDTGEKEQISLPEIEAGVSSKFEAIHENLYQKAKVELENRIFECTELEEVKNKIQDGVATIPWCGKRECGRAMEDVIGAGILGIPLEQKRDRKEKCPICGEETETRVYVARTY, via the coding sequence ATGGCAGAAAGCGAAAAAGAAGCAGCACTCCCCCCAAAAGAGGAATTCAGCGAATGGTATAACGAACTCCTTTGGATGGCCGAAATAATGGATGTCCGCTATCCTGTAAAAGGATTATATGTCTGGTATCCTTTCGGCTTTGCAATCCGAAGAAACACATATAATATTATAAGAGAAATTCTTGACAATAGTGGACATCAGGAAGCTCTCTTTCCTCTTCTTATTCCCGAAAATGAGTTCATGAAAGAAGCCGAGCATATTAAAGGCTTTGAAGATGAGGTATACTGGGTAACCCACGGTGGAAGAGACACCCTTGATATCCCATTGGCCCTTCGCCCAACAAGTGAGACTGCCATTTATCCTATGTACAAAATGTGGGTCAGGTCCCATGCGGATTTCCCTATCAAAATCTATCAGATAGTTAATACTTTCCGTTACGAGACAAAACATACCCGTCCCTTGATAAGGCTTAGAGAGATTACTTCTTTTAAAGAGGCTCATACAGTACATGCTACCTGGGAAGATGCAGAAGCTCAAGTTAAGGAAGCTATTGGGCTCTATACTGAAATATACCGCAGGCTTGGAGTTCCTGTGCTTCGTTCAAGGAGACCTGATTGGGATAAATTCCCGGGCGCAGATTATACCGATGCTCTTGATGCAATTATGCCTGACGGAAGGACCCTTCAGATTGGTACTGCCCATCATCTGGGGGATAACTTTGCAAAGACCTTTGACATTAAGTATGAAACCCCTGACGGTGAACAGCGTTATGCCTATCAGACCTGTTACGGGATTTCCGAAAGGTCAATTGCAGCTACGATTTCCATTCATGGAGACGATAAAGGGCTGGTTTTGCCTCCGGAAATCGCGCCTGTACAGGTTGTAATTATCCCTATTATCTTCAAGAAAGGAGCCGAGGAGGTACTCGCAGCCTGCAAGGATGTCAAGGAACGCCTAACTAAAGCCGGAATCAGAGTCGAAATCGATGCAAGTGACCTTCGTCCCGGAGCAAAGTACTACAAGTGGGAAATGAAAGGTGTACCACTAAGGCTTGAAATCGGGCCCAGAGACCTTCAAAATAATGTCGCTGTAGCTGTCAGGAGAGATACCGGAGAAAAAGAACAGATCTCACTCCCTGAGATCGAAGCTGGCGTGAGCTCAAAGTTTGAGGCGATCCACGAAAACCTGTATCAAAAAGCGAAAGTCGAACTTGAAAACCGCATATTTGAATGTACTGAACTTGAAGAAGTAAAGAACAAAATTCAGGATGGAGTTGCAACAATTCCCTGGTGCGGAAAGAGAGAATGTGGACGTGCTATGGAAGACGTGATAGGTGCAGGAATTCTTGGAATTCCTCTTGAGCAAAAAAGAGACCGAAAAGAAAAGTGCCCTATATGCGGGGAAGAAACCGAAACTCGTGTTTACGTGGCAAGAACATATTAA